A single genomic interval of Corvus cornix cornix isolate S_Up_H32 chromosome 1, ASM73873v5, whole genome shotgun sequence harbors:
- the MTMR6 gene encoding myotubularin-related protein 6 isoform X1, with product MAVEQVKLLDRFSTSNKSLTGTLYLTATHLLFIDSSQRETWILHHHIAAVEKLPLTTSGCPLVIQCKNFRIVHFVVPRERDCHDIYNSLLQLSRTAKYEELYAFSYNPKQNESEQVKGWQLIDLAEEYKRMGVPNAYWQLSDANRDYKICETYPRELYVPRTASKPIIVGSSKFRSKGRFPVLSYYHKNKEAAICRCSQPLSGFSARCLEDEHMLQAISKANPSNRYMYVMDTRPKLNAMANRAAGKGYENEDNYSNIRFQFVGIENIHVMRSSLQKLLEVSGTRGLSVNDFLSGLENSGWLRHIKAVLDAAVFLAKAIAVESASVLVHCSDGWDRTSQVCSLGALLLDSYYRTIKGFMVLIEKDWISFGHKFSDRCCQLDGDPKEISPVFTQFLESVWNLTEQFPQAFEYNEAFLLQIHEHVHSCQFGNFLGNCQKEREELKLKEKTYSLWPFLLAEQKKYQNPLYNPDFSPELTLLEPNTVSFNFKFWRNMYHQFDRSMHPRQSVFNLIMNTSEQNKQLEEDIKELEAKIKQRNGQSDVVLVKEQEQTARLSPVAQKTPPCFQKEQPPMPVNDAVRTIEGSNTADNRYSELVSEFSKAEPAVVSLEYGVARMTC from the exons ATGGCA GTAGAGCAAGTGAAATTACTGGATAGGTTCAGCACAAGCAATAAGTCACTGACGGGAACTCTGTACCTTACAGCAACTCATCTGTTATTCATAGATTCAAGCCAGAGAGAGACGTGG ATACTACATCATCACATTGCTGCAGTGGAAAAACTTCCCTTGACTACTTCTGGCTGCCCCCTTGTCATCCAGTGCAAGAACTTCAGGATAGTTCACTTTGTTGTACCCAGAGAGAGAGATTGCCATGACATTTATAACTCTTTGCTTCAGCTATCAAGAACAG CAAAATATGAAGAACTCTATGCCTTTTCTTATaatccaaaacaaaatgaatCTGAGCAAGTCAAAGGTTGGCAACTTATTGATCTAGCAGAAGAATATAAGAGAATGGGAGTGCCAAATGCTTACTGGCAGTTGTCTGATGCAAACCGTGATTACAAG ATTTGTGAAACCTATCCTAGAGAACTTTATGTTCCCAGAACTGCAAGCAAGCCCATAATTGTTGGTAGCTCCAagttcagaagcaaaggaagATTCCCAGTGCTGTCATATtatcacaaaaataaagag GCTGCAATTTGCAGATGCAGTCAACCTCTCTCAGGTTTCAGTGCCAGGTGCCTGGAAGATGAGCACATGTTGCAAGCCATCAGTAAAGCAAATCCTTCAAATCGCTACATGTATGTGATGGATACCAGGCCGAAG cTTAATGCAATGGCtaacagagctgctgggaaaggctATGAGAACGAAGACAACTACTCAAACATCAGGTTCCAGTTTGTTGGCATTGAAAATATTCATGTAATGAGATCTAGCTTGCAAAAACTGCTGGAAG TCAGTGGCACAAGGGGTTTGTCTGTCAATGACTTTTTGTCTGGTCTGGAGAATTCTGGATGGCTGCGTCACATCAAAGCTGTGTTGGATGCTGCTGTCTTTCTAGCCAAG GCAATAGCAGTTGAGAGTGCAAGTGTACTGGTGCACTGTTCAGATGGCTGGGATAGGACTTCCCAAGTTTGTTCTCTTGGAGCTCTCTTGCTAGATTCCTATTACAGAACAATCAAAGGATTCATG GTCTTGATAGAGAAAGACTGGATCTCTTTTGGGCACAAATTCTCTGACAG GTGTTGTCAGTTGGATGGTGATCCGAAAGAGATCTCACCAGTGTTCACCCAGTTTTTAGAAAGTGTGTGGAATCTGACTGAGCAGTTTCCACAAGCCTTTGAGTACAATGAAGCTTTCCTCCTTCAAATCCATGAACACGTCCATTCGTGCCAGTTTGGTAACTTCCTTGGAAACTGTCAAAAAGAACGAGAAGAGCTAAA ACTAAAAGAGAAGACCTATTCCTTGTGGCCGTTCCTTTTGGCTGAACAGAAGAAATACCAGAATCCTCTGTATAATCCAGACTTTTCTCCAGAACTAACTCTTTTGGAGCCTAATACAGTATCATTCAATTTTAA GTTTTGGAGAAATATGTACCATCAGTTTGATCGAAGTATGCATCCCAGGCAGTCTGTGTTCAATCTTATCATGAATACAAGTGAGCAAAATAAACAACTGGAGGAAGACATTAAAGAACTGGAAGCT aaaataaagcagagaaacGGCCAGTCAGATGTGGTCCTTGTGAAGGAGCAGGAACAGACGGCTCGTCTCTCCCCCGTGGCACAGAAGACCCCTCCGTGCTTCCAGAAGGAGCAGCCGCCGATGCCAGTGAATGACGCCGTGCGAACCATAGAGGGCAGCAACACAGCAGACAACCGCTACAGCGAACTTGTGTCCGAGTTCTCCAAAGCTGAGCCTGCCGTTGTCAGCTTGGAGTACGGAGTGGCCAGGATGACCTGCTAA
- the MTMR6 gene encoding myotubularin-related protein 6 isoform X3 translates to MAVEQVKLLDRFSTSNKSLTGTLYLTATHLLFIDSSQRETWILHHHIAAVEKLPLTTSGCPLVIQCKNFRIVHFVVPRERDCHDIYNSLLQLSRTAKYEELYAFSYNPKQNESEQVKGWQLIDLAEEYKRMGVPNAYWQLSDANRDYKICETYPRELYVPRTASKPIIVGSSKFRSKGRFPVLSYYHKNKEAAICRCSQPLSGFSARCLEDEHMLQAISKANPSNRYMYVMDTRPKLNAMANRAAGKGYENEDNYSNIRFQFVGIENIHVMRSSLQKLLEVSGTRGLSVNDFLSGLENSGWLRHIKAVLDAAVFLAKAIAVESASVLVHCSDGWDRTSQVCSLGALLLDSYYRTIKGFMVLIEKDWISFGHKFSDRCCQLDGDPKEISPVFTQFLESVWNLTEQFPQAFEYNEAFLLQIHEHVHSCQFGNFLGNCQKEREELKLKEKTYSLWPFLLAEQKKYQNPLYNPDFSPELTLLEPNTVSFNFKFWRNMYHQFDRSMHPRQSVFNLIMNTSEQNKQLEEDIKELEAQ, encoded by the exons ATGGCA GTAGAGCAAGTGAAATTACTGGATAGGTTCAGCACAAGCAATAAGTCACTGACGGGAACTCTGTACCTTACAGCAACTCATCTGTTATTCATAGATTCAAGCCAGAGAGAGACGTGG ATACTACATCATCACATTGCTGCAGTGGAAAAACTTCCCTTGACTACTTCTGGCTGCCCCCTTGTCATCCAGTGCAAGAACTTCAGGATAGTTCACTTTGTTGTACCCAGAGAGAGAGATTGCCATGACATTTATAACTCTTTGCTTCAGCTATCAAGAACAG CAAAATATGAAGAACTCTATGCCTTTTCTTATaatccaaaacaaaatgaatCTGAGCAAGTCAAAGGTTGGCAACTTATTGATCTAGCAGAAGAATATAAGAGAATGGGAGTGCCAAATGCTTACTGGCAGTTGTCTGATGCAAACCGTGATTACAAG ATTTGTGAAACCTATCCTAGAGAACTTTATGTTCCCAGAACTGCAAGCAAGCCCATAATTGTTGGTAGCTCCAagttcagaagcaaaggaagATTCCCAGTGCTGTCATATtatcacaaaaataaagag GCTGCAATTTGCAGATGCAGTCAACCTCTCTCAGGTTTCAGTGCCAGGTGCCTGGAAGATGAGCACATGTTGCAAGCCATCAGTAAAGCAAATCCTTCAAATCGCTACATGTATGTGATGGATACCAGGCCGAAG cTTAATGCAATGGCtaacagagctgctgggaaaggctATGAGAACGAAGACAACTACTCAAACATCAGGTTCCAGTTTGTTGGCATTGAAAATATTCATGTAATGAGATCTAGCTTGCAAAAACTGCTGGAAG TCAGTGGCACAAGGGGTTTGTCTGTCAATGACTTTTTGTCTGGTCTGGAGAATTCTGGATGGCTGCGTCACATCAAAGCTGTGTTGGATGCTGCTGTCTTTCTAGCCAAG GCAATAGCAGTTGAGAGTGCAAGTGTACTGGTGCACTGTTCAGATGGCTGGGATAGGACTTCCCAAGTTTGTTCTCTTGGAGCTCTCTTGCTAGATTCCTATTACAGAACAATCAAAGGATTCATG GTCTTGATAGAGAAAGACTGGATCTCTTTTGGGCACAAATTCTCTGACAG GTGTTGTCAGTTGGATGGTGATCCGAAAGAGATCTCACCAGTGTTCACCCAGTTTTTAGAAAGTGTGTGGAATCTGACTGAGCAGTTTCCACAAGCCTTTGAGTACAATGAAGCTTTCCTCCTTCAAATCCATGAACACGTCCATTCGTGCCAGTTTGGTAACTTCCTTGGAAACTGTCAAAAAGAACGAGAAGAGCTAAA ACTAAAAGAGAAGACCTATTCCTTGTGGCCGTTCCTTTTGGCTGAACAGAAGAAATACCAGAATCCTCTGTATAATCCAGACTTTTCTCCAGAACTAACTCTTTTGGAGCCTAATACAGTATCATTCAATTTTAA GTTTTGGAGAAATATGTACCATCAGTTTGATCGAAGTATGCATCCCAGGCAGTCTGTGTTCAATCTTATCATGAATACAAGTGAGCAAAATAAACAACTGGAGGAAGACATTAAAGAACTGGAAGCT CAGTAA
- the MTMR6 gene encoding myotubularin-related protein 6 isoform X2, with protein MEHIRTTKVEQVKLLDRFSTSNKSLTGTLYLTATHLLFIDSSQRETWILHHHIAAVEKLPLTTSGCPLVIQCKNFRIVHFVVPRERDCHDIYNSLLQLSRTAKYEELYAFSYNPKQNESEQVKGWQLIDLAEEYKRMGVPNAYWQLSDANRDYKICETYPRELYVPRTASKPIIVGSSKFRSKGRFPVLSYYHKNKEAAICRCSQPLSGFSARCLEDEHMLQAISKANPSNRYMYVMDTRPKLNAMANRAAGKGYENEDNYSNIRFQFVGIENIHVMRSSLQKLLEVSGTRGLSVNDFLSGLENSGWLRHIKAVLDAAVFLAKAIAVESASVLVHCSDGWDRTSQVCSLGALLLDSYYRTIKGFMVLIEKDWISFGHKFSDRCCQLDGDPKEISPVFTQFLESVWNLTEQFPQAFEYNEAFLLQIHEHVHSCQFGNFLGNCQKEREELKLKEKTYSLWPFLLAEQKKYQNPLYNPDFSPELTLLEPNTVSFNFKFWRNMYHQFDRSMHPRQSVFNLIMNTSEQNKQLEEDIKELEAKIKQRNGQSDVVLVKEQEQTARLSPVAQKTPPCFQKEQPPMPVNDAVRTIEGSNTADNRYSELVSEFSKAEPAVVSLEYGVARMTC; from the exons ATGGAGCACATCCGCACCACCAAG GTAGAGCAAGTGAAATTACTGGATAGGTTCAGCACAAGCAATAAGTCACTGACGGGAACTCTGTACCTTACAGCAACTCATCTGTTATTCATAGATTCAAGCCAGAGAGAGACGTGG ATACTACATCATCACATTGCTGCAGTGGAAAAACTTCCCTTGACTACTTCTGGCTGCCCCCTTGTCATCCAGTGCAAGAACTTCAGGATAGTTCACTTTGTTGTACCCAGAGAGAGAGATTGCCATGACATTTATAACTCTTTGCTTCAGCTATCAAGAACAG CAAAATATGAAGAACTCTATGCCTTTTCTTATaatccaaaacaaaatgaatCTGAGCAAGTCAAAGGTTGGCAACTTATTGATCTAGCAGAAGAATATAAGAGAATGGGAGTGCCAAATGCTTACTGGCAGTTGTCTGATGCAAACCGTGATTACAAG ATTTGTGAAACCTATCCTAGAGAACTTTATGTTCCCAGAACTGCAAGCAAGCCCATAATTGTTGGTAGCTCCAagttcagaagcaaaggaagATTCCCAGTGCTGTCATATtatcacaaaaataaagag GCTGCAATTTGCAGATGCAGTCAACCTCTCTCAGGTTTCAGTGCCAGGTGCCTGGAAGATGAGCACATGTTGCAAGCCATCAGTAAAGCAAATCCTTCAAATCGCTACATGTATGTGATGGATACCAGGCCGAAG cTTAATGCAATGGCtaacagagctgctgggaaaggctATGAGAACGAAGACAACTACTCAAACATCAGGTTCCAGTTTGTTGGCATTGAAAATATTCATGTAATGAGATCTAGCTTGCAAAAACTGCTGGAAG TCAGTGGCACAAGGGGTTTGTCTGTCAATGACTTTTTGTCTGGTCTGGAGAATTCTGGATGGCTGCGTCACATCAAAGCTGTGTTGGATGCTGCTGTCTTTCTAGCCAAG GCAATAGCAGTTGAGAGTGCAAGTGTACTGGTGCACTGTTCAGATGGCTGGGATAGGACTTCCCAAGTTTGTTCTCTTGGAGCTCTCTTGCTAGATTCCTATTACAGAACAATCAAAGGATTCATG GTCTTGATAGAGAAAGACTGGATCTCTTTTGGGCACAAATTCTCTGACAG GTGTTGTCAGTTGGATGGTGATCCGAAAGAGATCTCACCAGTGTTCACCCAGTTTTTAGAAAGTGTGTGGAATCTGACTGAGCAGTTTCCACAAGCCTTTGAGTACAATGAAGCTTTCCTCCTTCAAATCCATGAACACGTCCATTCGTGCCAGTTTGGTAACTTCCTTGGAAACTGTCAAAAAGAACGAGAAGAGCTAAA ACTAAAAGAGAAGACCTATTCCTTGTGGCCGTTCCTTTTGGCTGAACAGAAGAAATACCAGAATCCTCTGTATAATCCAGACTTTTCTCCAGAACTAACTCTTTTGGAGCCTAATACAGTATCATTCAATTTTAA GTTTTGGAGAAATATGTACCATCAGTTTGATCGAAGTATGCATCCCAGGCAGTCTGTGTTCAATCTTATCATGAATACAAGTGAGCAAAATAAACAACTGGAGGAAGACATTAAAGAACTGGAAGCT aaaataaagcagagaaacGGCCAGTCAGATGTGGTCCTTGTGAAGGAGCAGGAACAGACGGCTCGTCTCTCCCCCGTGGCACAGAAGACCCCTCCGTGCTTCCAGAAGGAGCAGCCGCCGATGCCAGTGAATGACGCCGTGCGAACCATAGAGGGCAGCAACACAGCAGACAACCGCTACAGCGAACTTGTGTCCGAGTTCTCCAAAGCTGAGCCTGCCGTTGTCAGCTTGGAGTACGGAGTGGCCAGGATGACCTGCTAA